One Pseudomonas sp. FP1742 genomic window carries:
- the cobU gene encoding bifunctional adenosylcobinamide kinase/adenosylcobinamide-phosphate guanylyltransferase — MLQLILGGARSGKSRLAEKLATDSRLHVTYIATSQPLDGEMNERVAHHRARRPVEWALIEEPLELARVLRETASADRCLLVDCLTLWLTNLLMLDDAERLSAEREALLDCLASLPGEIIFVSNETGMGVVPLGELTRRYVDEAGWLHQALAERCQRVVLTVAGLPLTLKGTAL, encoded by the coding sequence ATGCTGCAACTGATCCTCGGCGGCGCCCGTTCCGGCAAAAGTCGCCTGGCTGAAAAACTGGCGACAGACAGTCGGCTTCACGTCACCTACATCGCCACCAGCCAGCCCCTGGACGGTGAAATGAACGAACGGGTGGCCCATCACCGCGCCCGTCGTCCAGTCGAGTGGGCATTGATCGAAGAACCACTGGAGCTGGCCCGCGTGCTGCGCGAAACCGCCAGTGCCGACCGTTGCCTGTTGGTCGATTGCCTGACGCTGTGGTTGACCAATCTGCTGATGCTCGACGACGCCGAGCGTTTGTCGGCCGAGCGCGAAGCCCTGCTGGACTGCCTGGCGTCGTTGCCGGGTGAAATCATTTTTGTCAGCAACGAGACCGGAATGGGTGTCGTGCCGCTGGGCGAATTGACTCGCCGCTATGTCGATGAAGCCGGTTGGCTGCATCAAGCCTTGGCCGAGCGCTGCCAACGTGTCGTCCTGACCGTCGCCGGCCTGCCCCTGACTTTGAAAGGAACTGCGTTATGA
- the cobT gene encoding nicotinate-nucleotide--dimethylbenzimidazole phosphoribosyltransferase, which yields MTHSWWLNPCKPSDAQAVEQAQARQQQLTKPAGSLGQLEAVAVRLAGLQGRVKPTLEQLWIAIFAGDHGVVAEGVSAFPQEVTGQMLHNFVSGGAAISVLARQLGASLEVVDLGTVTPSLNLPGVRHLNIGPGTANFVQGPAMTQAQGELALQAGRDSVQRAIAAGAQLFIGGEMGIGNTTAASALACALLDCPVVHLAGPGTGLNAAGVSHKAQVIERALALHDAQRGDALHTLFNLGGFEIAALVGAYLACAQEGVAVLVDGFICSVAALVAVRLNPACREWLLFGHRGAEPGHRHVLETLNAEPLLDLGLRLGEGSGAALAVPLLRLACDLHGQMATFAEAAVADRPA from the coding sequence ATGACTCACTCCTGGTGGCTGAACCCGTGCAAGCCGAGCGACGCGCAAGCGGTCGAACAGGCGCAGGCGCGACAACAGCAACTGACCAAGCCTGCCGGCTCCCTCGGCCAGCTCGAAGCGGTGGCGGTGCGACTGGCCGGGTTGCAGGGGCGGGTCAAGCCGACCCTCGAGCAACTGTGGATTGCGATTTTTGCCGGTGACCATGGCGTGGTTGCCGAAGGCGTGTCGGCATTTCCGCAGGAAGTCACCGGGCAGATGCTGCACAACTTCGTCAGCGGCGGCGCGGCGATCAGCGTGTTGGCGCGGCAGTTGGGGGCTTCCCTTGAAGTGGTCGACCTCGGCACCGTTACGCCGTCGTTGAATCTGCCGGGTGTGCGGCACCTGAACATCGGCCCGGGCACAGCGAACTTCGTTCAGGGCCCGGCGATGACTCAGGCCCAGGGCGAACTCGCCTTGCAGGCCGGTCGCGACAGTGTGCAACGCGCCATCGCAGCAGGTGCGCAGTTGTTCATCGGTGGCGAAATGGGCATCGGCAACACCACGGCGGCCAGCGCGCTGGCCTGTGCCTTGCTCGATTGCCCGGTGGTGCATCTGGCCGGACCGGGCACCGGTTTGAACGCGGCGGGTGTCAGCCATAAAGCCCAGGTTATCGAACGGGCCCTGGCGTTGCATGATGCTCAACGGGGTGATGCGCTGCACACCTTGTTCAACCTCGGCGGTTTCGAAATCGCTGCACTGGTCGGCGCGTATCTGGCCTGTGCTCAGGAAGGCGTCGCGGTGTTGGTCGACGGGTTTATCTGCAGTGTCGCCGCGCTGGTGGCGGTGCGTCTGAATCCGGCCTGCCGGGAGTGGTTGCTGTTCGGTCATCGCGGTGCCGAGCCGGGCCATCGTCATGTGCTGGAAACCCTGAACGCCGAACCGTTGCTGGACCTCGGCCTGCGGTTGGGCGAGGGCAGCGGTGCGGCGTTGGCCGTGCCCTTGCTGCGTCTGGCCTGCGACCTTCATGGGCAGATGGCAACATTCGCCGAAGCGGCGGTGGCGGACCGCCCGGCATGA
- a CDS encoding cobyric acid synthase, which produces MTTLMVQGTTSDAGKSTLVTALCRWVTRQGVRVVPFKPQNMALNSAVTADGGEIGRAQAVQAQASNLEPHTDMNPVLLKPNSDTGAQVIIHGRAVTTMNAVAYHDYKAIAMQAVLASHERLSAAYPLVMVEGAGSPAEINLRAGDIANMGFAEAVDCPVVLIADINRGGVFAHLVGTLELLSPSEQARVKGFIINRFRGDIALLQPGLDWLEARTGKPVIGVLPYVMDLHLEAEDGLDQRQANKADQVLKVVVPVLPRISNHTDFDPLRLHPQVDLQFIGPGQAIPPADLIILPGSKSVRSDLAYLRNNGWDTAISRHLRYGGKVLGICGGLQMLGEQVHDPLGLEGAPGSSAGLGLLAFETRLEEEKQLRNVRGRLALEDAQVSGYEIHAGVTTGPALENTAVQLDDGRCDGAHSVDGQIFGTYLHGLFESPAACSALLRWAGLQDVQEVDYHGLRERDIERLADLVEKHLDTSLLRELCGF; this is translated from the coding sequence ATGACAACGTTGATGGTGCAAGGCACCACGTCGGACGCCGGTAAAAGCACGCTGGTGACTGCGCTGTGTCGCTGGGTCACGCGCCAGGGTGTGCGCGTCGTGCCGTTCAAGCCGCAGAACATGGCCCTCAATAGCGCGGTGACCGCCGACGGTGGCGAGATCGGTCGCGCTCAGGCGGTGCAGGCCCAGGCTTCAAACCTTGAACCGCACACCGACATGAACCCGGTGCTGCTCAAACCCAACAGTGATACCGGCGCCCAAGTGATCATCCATGGTCGCGCCGTCACCACCATGAATGCTGTCGCGTATCACGACTACAAAGCCATCGCCATGCAAGCGGTGCTGGCCTCCCATGAGCGGCTGAGCGCGGCGTATCCGCTGGTGATGGTTGAAGGGGCGGGCTCGCCGGCCGAGATCAACCTGCGCGCCGGCGACATCGCCAACATGGGGTTTGCCGAGGCGGTGGACTGCCCGGTGGTGCTGATTGCCGACATCAATCGCGGTGGGGTTTTCGCGCATTTGGTCGGTACGCTGGAGCTGCTGTCGCCGAGCGAACAGGCACGGGTCAAAGGCTTCATCATCAACCGCTTTCGCGGCGACATCGCCTTGCTGCAACCAGGGCTGGACTGGTTGGAGGCGCGCACCGGCAAACCGGTGATCGGCGTGTTGCCTTATGTGATGGACCTGCATCTTGAGGCCGAGGATGGCCTTGATCAGCGTCAGGCCAACAAGGCCGACCAGGTGCTAAAAGTGGTGGTGCCGGTCCTGCCACGCATCAGCAACCACACCGATTTCGATCCGCTGCGCCTGCATCCGCAAGTGGACCTGCAATTCATCGGCCCTGGCCAGGCGATTCCGCCGGCCGACCTGATCATTCTCCCTGGCTCGAAAAGCGTGCGCAGCGACCTCGCCTACCTGCGGAACAACGGCTGGGACACGGCGATCTCGCGGCACTTGCGCTATGGCGGCAAAGTGCTGGGGATCTGCGGCGGTCTGCAAATGCTCGGCGAGCAGGTGCATGACCCGCTGGGCCTTGAAGGCGCGCCGGGTTCCAGTGCCGGTTTGGGTTTGCTGGCGTTTGAAACCCGGCTCGAAGAAGAGAAGCAGTTGCGCAATGTACGTGGGCGTCTGGCGCTGGAGGATGCACAGGTCAGCGGCTATGAAATTCATGCCGGCGTGACCACCGGGCCGGCACTGGAAAACACTGCTGTGCAGCTGGACGATGGTCGCTGCGATGGCGCGCACAGTGTCGACGGGCAGATTTTCGGTACGTATCTGCATGGCTTGTTCGAGTCACCGGCAGCGTGCAGTGCACTGTTGCGCTGGGCTGGTTTGCAGGATGTGCAGGAGGTGGATTACCACGGGTTGCGCGAGCGTGATATCGAGCGGTTGGCGGATCTGGTGGAGAAGCATCTGGATACCTCGCTGTTGCGTGAGCTCTGCGGGTTTTAG
- the bluB gene encoding 5,6-dimethylbenzimidazole synthase has translation MTDNAFSEAERAAVYRAIGERRDMRHFSGGTVEPELLRRLLEAAHQAPSVGLMQPWRFIRISDRALRGKIQQLVEEERIRTAEALGERSDEFMKLKVEGINDCAEVLVAALMDDRERHIFGRRTLPEMDMASLSCAIQNLWLASRAEGLGMGWVSLFEPQALADLLGLPSGAKPLAVLCLGPVKEFYPAPMLVLEGWAQARPLNELLYENYWGVSQ, from the coding sequence ATGACGGACAACGCCTTTTCCGAAGCCGAACGCGCAGCCGTCTACCGAGCCATCGGCGAACGCCGCGACATGCGTCACTTCAGCGGCGGCACGGTCGAGCCCGAGTTACTGCGGCGCCTGCTCGAAGCCGCACATCAGGCACCGAGTGTCGGCCTGATGCAGCCCTGGCGGTTTATCCGCATCAGCGACCGTGCGCTGCGCGGCAAGATCCAGCAACTGGTGGAAGAAGAACGCATCCGCACCGCCGAAGCCCTCGGCGAGCGCTCCGACGAATTCATGAAGCTCAAGGTCGAAGGCATCAACGATTGCGCCGAGGTGCTGGTTGCCGCGCTGATGGATGACCGTGAACGGCATATCTTCGGTCGGCGTACGCTGCCGGAAATGGACATGGCCTCGCTGTCCTGTGCCATCCAGAACCTTTGGCTGGCGTCCCGCGCCGAAGGCCTGGGCATGGGCTGGGTGTCGCTGTTCGAGCCACAAGCCCTGGCGGATTTGCTGGGTTTACCGAGCGGGGCCAAGCCGTTGGCCGTTCTTTGCCTGGGGCCGGTCAAGGAATTCTATCCGGCGCCGATGCTGGTACTCGAAGGCTGGGCGCAGGCGCGTCCGCTCAACGAGTTGCTGTATGAAAATTATTGGGGAGTGAGTCAATGA
- a CDS encoding sorbosone dehydrogenase family protein yields the protein MRKPQLVFIIALAGGLAACGETSSLQVSDGTGPSPKLPEPNKTLIPTVNIAPAIGWPQGKKPVAAAGTQVVAFAEGLEHPRWLYVLPNGDVLVAETNAPAKSDDSKGIRGWIMGKVMGRAGAGVPSPNRITLLRDKDHDGVAETRTVFLENLNSPFGMTLVGKDLYVADTDRLLRFHYENGETAIKAQPIKVVDLPGGTRNHHWTKNVIASKDGSKLYVTVGSNSNVGENGMDQEEGRAAIWEVDRATGNHRIFASGIRNPNGLAWEPQSGALWTAVNERDEIGSDLVPDYITSVKDGGFYGWPYSYYGQHVDVRVEPQNPDLVAKAIAPDYAVGPHTASLGLTFAEGSKLPAPFTQGAFIGQHGSWNRKPHSGYKVIFVPFSAGKPSGQPVDVLTGFLNDEEKAMGRPVGVVIDQQGGLLVADDVGNKVWRVSAAK from the coding sequence ATGCGCAAACCCCAGCTCGTGTTCATCATCGCGCTCGCCGGAGGGCTCGCCGCCTGTGGTGAAACCTCCAGCCTGCAAGTCTCGGACGGCACCGGACCGTCGCCCAAGCTGCCAGAACCGAACAAAACCCTGATCCCGACGGTGAACATCGCCCCGGCGATCGGCTGGCCTCAAGGTAAAAAACCCGTCGCCGCCGCAGGCACTCAAGTAGTAGCGTTTGCCGAAGGCCTCGAGCATCCGCGCTGGCTCTACGTGCTGCCCAACGGTGACGTACTGGTGGCCGAAACCAACGCGCCGGCCAAATCCGATGACAGCAAAGGCATTCGCGGCTGGATCATGGGCAAAGTCATGGGCCGCGCCGGTGCCGGCGTCCCCAGCCCGAACCGCATCACTCTGCTGCGGGACAAGGACCACGACGGCGTCGCCGAAACCCGCACGGTGTTCCTGGAAAACCTCAACTCGCCTTTCGGCATGACCCTGGTTGGCAAAGACCTGTATGTCGCCGACACCGACCGTTTGCTGCGTTTTCACTATGAAAACGGCGAGACAGCGATCAAGGCACAGCCAATCAAAGTGGTCGATTTGCCGGGCGGCACGCGAAATCACCACTGGACCAAAAATGTCATCGCCAGTAAGGACGGCAGCAAGCTGTACGTCACCGTGGGTTCGAACAGTAACGTCGGCGAAAACGGCATGGATCAGGAGGAAGGTCGCGCGGCGATCTGGGAAGTGGATCGCGCCACCGGCAACCATCGGATCTTCGCTTCCGGGATTCGTAACCCGAACGGCCTGGCCTGGGAGCCTCAGAGCGGCGCACTGTGGACCGCAGTCAACGAGCGTGACGAAATCGGCAGCGACCTGGTGCCGGACTACATCACTTCAGTGAAGGACGGCGGGTTCTATGGCTGGCCTTACAGCTATTACGGGCAACACGTCGATGTTCGCGTCGAGCCGCAAAACCCTGATCTGGTCGCCAAGGCCATTGCACCGGACTACGCGGTGGGCCCCCATACCGCGTCCCTGGGCCTGACGTTTGCCGAAGGCAGCAAACTGCCCGCACCGTTCACTCAAGGAGCCTTCATCGGCCAGCATGGCTCCTGGAACCGCAAGCCACACAGCGGCTATAAAGTAATTTTCGTGCCGTTCAGCGCCGGCAAACCGAGCGGACAGCCGGTGGATGTGCTCACCGGCTTCCTCAACGACGAGGAAAAAGCCATGGGCCGGCCGGTGGGCGTGGTGATCGATCAGCAGGGCGGCCTGTTGGTGGCCGATGATGTGGGAAACAAGGTGTGGCGCGTTAGCGCGGCCAAATAA
- the cobO gene encoding cob(I)yrinic acid a,c-diamide adenosyltransferase, with protein sequence MTDTPDRDERHLARMLRKKAVIDERIANSPNECGLLLVLSGNGKGKSSSAFGMLARSMGHGMQCGVVQFIKGRSSTGEELFFRRFPEQVRFHVMGEGFTWETQDRQRDIAAAEAAWAVSRELLSDPSIGLVVLDELNIALKHGYLDLDQVLSDLQARPPMQHVVVTGRGAKPEMIELADTVTEMGMIKHAFQAGIKAQKGVEL encoded by the coding sequence ATGACTGATACCCCCGATCGTGACGAACGCCATCTGGCGCGCATGCTGCGCAAAAAAGCCGTGATCGACGAACGCATCGCCAACTCGCCGAATGAGTGCGGCCTGCTGCTGGTACTTTCCGGCAACGGCAAAGGCAAGAGCAGTTCGGCGTTCGGCATGCTCGCGCGCTCCATGGGCCACGGCATGCAGTGCGGCGTGGTGCAGTTCATCAAGGGGCGCAGCAGCACCGGCGAGGAGCTGTTCTTCCGGCGTTTCCCGGAGCAAGTGCGTTTTCATGTGATGGGCGAGGGCTTCACCTGGGAAACCCAGGACCGCCAGCGTGACATCGCCGCCGCCGAGGCCGCGTGGGCGGTGTCCCGCGAACTGCTGAGCGATCCGTCCATTGGCCTGGTGGTGCTCGATGAATTGAACATCGCCCTCAAGCACGGTTACCTCGATCTGGATCAGGTGCTCAGCGACTTGCAGGCCCGTCCGCCGATGCAGCATGTGGTGGTCACTGGCCGTGGCGCCAAACCGGAGATGATCGAACTGGCTGACACCGTCACCGAAATGGGCATGATCAAGCACGCCTTCCAGGCCGGGATCAAAGCGCAAAAAGGCGTCGAGTTGTGA
- the cobD gene encoding threonine-phosphate decarboxylase CobD, which yields MLEHGGRLRKAALEYGIAEADWLDLSSGLAPWPFPVPDIPLRAWARLPETDDGLEQAACDYYGAAQVLPVAGSQMAIQLLPRLRRAGKVGVLSPCYAEHAEAWRRNGYVVREVLEQEVDFFLDSLDVLVVVNPNNPTGLSLTPARLLDWHSRLAQRGGWLVVDEAFMDNTPHLSLAPSTNQIGLIVLRSFGKFFGLAGVRLGFVLAERKLLKLLAEQVGPWAVSGPTRVLGQACLTDTDGHTRQRIRTDEAGERLASLLEQYGFKPQGGCALFQWLITEHAEALHEFMARRGILLRLFTHNSSVRFGLPAEEAHWSRLEQALQIYAKENP from the coding sequence ATGCTTGAGCACGGTGGCCGGTTGCGCAAGGCGGCACTTGAATACGGTATCGCCGAAGCCGATTGGCTCGACCTGTCCAGCGGCCTGGCGCCCTGGCCATTTCCGGTGCCGGACATTCCGCTGCGGGCCTGGGCGCGGTTGCCGGAAACCGATGATGGTCTGGAGCAGGCCGCCTGCGACTATTACGGTGCGGCTCAGGTGTTGCCAGTGGCTGGTTCGCAAATGGCGATTCAGTTGCTGCCGCGTTTGCGCCGGGCCGGCAAGGTCGGCGTGCTGTCGCCGTGTTACGCCGAACACGCCGAAGCCTGGCGTCGTAACGGTTACGTCGTGCGTGAAGTGCTGGAACAGGAAGTCGACTTCTTTCTCGACAGCCTCGACGTGCTGGTGGTGGTCAACCCGAACAATCCGACGGGCCTGAGCCTGACCCCGGCTCGCCTGCTGGATTGGCATTCGCGGCTGGCCCAGCGCGGTGGCTGGCTGGTGGTGGACGAGGCGTTCATGGACAACACGCCGCATTTGAGTCTGGCGCCGTCCACCAACCAGATCGGCTTGATCGTGCTGCGCTCCTTCGGCAAGTTTTTTGGCCTGGCCGGTGTGCGGCTGGGATTTGTGCTGGCCGAGCGCAAGTTGCTCAAACTGCTGGCCGAACAAGTCGGGCCCTGGGCGGTCAGCGGGCCGACGCGAGTGCTGGGCCAGGCTTGCCTGACGGATACGGACGGGCACACCCGACAGCGCATTCGCACTGACGAGGCTGGCGAGCGTCTGGCGTCGTTGCTTGAGCAATACGGCTTCAAGCCTCAGGGCGGCTGCGCGTTGTTCCAATGGTTGATCACCGAGCACGCTGAAGCGCTGCATGAGTTCATGGCCCGGCGCGGCATTCTGCTGCGGTTGTTCACCCACAACAGCAGCGTGCGTTTTGGCTTGCCAGCGGAGGAAGCGCACTGGTCGCGCCTCGAACAAGCCCTGCAAATCTATGCCAAGGAAAACCCATGA
- the cbiB gene encoding adenosylcobinamide-phosphate synthase CbiB has protein sequence MSVALLSVAAVALDALLGEPKRWHPLVGFGRFADRIEQRFNSGGRGWRSHGVTAWVMAVVPLTLLVTALSWAPYVGWIVEILALYCALGMRSLGEHVEPVAKALRSDDLIEARERVGYLVSRQTSELDKTEVARAATESVLENGSDAVFAALFWFAVAGAPGVVLYRLSNTLDAMWGYRNDRFERFGWAAAKIDDVLNYIPARLVALTYALLGKTRLALKCWRTQGPTWDSPNAGPVMAAGAGALGVELGGAAIYHGELHQRPQLGEGVPADADSIDRGWQLVQRGVWLWLLILCVGAEFYA, from the coding sequence ATGAGTGTGGCGTTGTTGAGTGTCGCCGCGGTCGCGCTGGATGCGCTGCTGGGTGAGCCCAAACGCTGGCATCCGCTGGTTGGGTTCGGTCGTTTTGCCGATCGCATCGAGCAACGTTTCAACTCTGGTGGTCGCGGCTGGCGCAGTCACGGCGTGACGGCCTGGGTGATGGCGGTGGTGCCGCTGACCTTGCTGGTCACCGCGCTGTCCTGGGCACCTTACGTTGGCTGGATCGTCGAGATTCTCGCGCTCTATTGCGCGCTTGGCATGCGCAGCCTCGGCGAGCATGTCGAGCCGGTGGCCAAGGCCCTGCGCAGTGATGATCTGATCGAGGCGCGCGAACGCGTCGGCTATCTGGTCAGCCGTCAGACCAGCGAACTGGACAAAACCGAAGTCGCCCGCGCCGCCACCGAATCGGTGCTGGAGAACGGCAGCGATGCGGTGTTCGCCGCGCTGTTCTGGTTTGCCGTGGCGGGGGCGCCTGGTGTGGTGCTCTATCGTCTGAGCAACACCCTGGATGCGATGTGGGGTTATCGCAACGATCGCTTCGAGCGTTTCGGTTGGGCCGCAGCGAAGATCGACGATGTTCTCAACTACATTCCCGCACGCCTGGTGGCGTTGACCTACGCACTATTGGGCAAAACCCGACTGGCGCTGAAATGCTGGCGCACCCAGGGGCCGACCTGGGACAGCCCGAATGCCGGGCCGGTGATGGCGGCTGGTGCCGGTGCGTTGGGTGTCGAGTTGGGCGGGGCGGCGATTTATCACGGTGAATTGCATCAACGTCCGCAACTGGGCGAAGGCGTGCCGGCGGATGCCGATTCCATCGACCGTGGCTGGCAATTGGTCCAGCGCGGGGTATGGTTATGGCTGCTGATTCTCTGCGTGGGGGCTGAATTCTATGCTTGA
- a CDS encoding cobyrinate a,c-diamide synthase has protein sequence MIQPRHCPAVLIAAPASGQGKTTVTAALARLHRNQGRKVRVFKCGPDFLDPMILERASGAPVYQLDMWMVGEQESRRLLWEAAGEADLILIEGVMGLFDGTPSSADLARHFGVPVLGVIDGTAMAQTFGALALGLARYQPDLPFAGVLANRVGTVRHAQLLEGSLTEGLRWYGALSRETGIELPSRHLGLVQASELNDLDLRLDAAADSLASSCDVALPPAVEFAAPEMIAAEPLLAGVRIAVARDEAFAFTYGASLDLLRAMGAELSFFSPIRDSELPEADSLYLPGGYPELHHVALSQNTPMLNAIRAHHAAGKPLLAECGGMLYLLDSLTDVEGTRAELVGLLAGDAVMQKRLAALALQAVELPEGLLRGHTYHHSLTSTELEPIARGLSPNGGRGAEAVFREGRMTASYVHFYFPSNPSAIAALFVPDLDAAFAGKPAPTLDHLNPVGAGLPAKSP, from the coding sequence GTGATTCAGCCACGTCATTGCCCGGCGGTACTGATCGCCGCGCCGGCTTCCGGTCAGGGCAAGACCACCGTCACCGCCGCGCTCGCCCGTTTGCATCGCAATCAGGGGCGCAAGGTGCGCGTGTTCAAATGCGGCCCGGACTTTCTCGACCCGATGATTCTCGAGCGCGCCAGCGGTGCGCCGGTTTATCAACTGGACATGTGGATGGTCGGCGAGCAGGAAAGTCGTCGTCTGTTGTGGGAAGCCGCTGGCGAAGCCGATCTGATCCTCATCGAAGGCGTGATGGGGCTGTTTGACGGTACGCCTTCCAGCGCCGACCTAGCGCGGCATTTCGGCGTGCCGGTGCTCGGCGTGATCGACGGCACCGCCATGGCGCAGACGTTTGGCGCGCTGGCCCTGGGCTTGGCGCGCTATCAGCCGGATTTGCCGTTTGCCGGCGTATTGGCCAACCGGGTCGGCACCGTCCGGCATGCGCAGTTGCTCGAAGGCAGCCTGACGGAAGGCTTGCGCTGGTACGGCGCGCTGTCCCGGGAAACGGGGATCGAATTGCCGAGTCGGCATCTCGGCCTGGTACAGGCCAGCGAATTGAATGATCTCGATCTGCGCCTCGATGCGGCGGCTGACTCACTGGCCAGCAGTTGCGACGTGGCACTGCCGCCGGCCGTGGAATTCGCCGCGCCTGAAATGATCGCGGCCGAACCGTTGCTGGCCGGTGTGCGGATTGCCGTGGCTCGGGACGAAGCTTTTGCGTTTACCTACGGCGCGAGCCTGGATCTGCTGCGGGCCATGGGCGCCGAGTTGTCTTTCTTCTCGCCGATCCGCGACTCCGAATTGCCGGAAGCAGACAGCCTGTATCTGCCGGGCGGTTACCCTGAATTGCACCATGTGGCGTTGTCACAAAACACACCCATGCTAAACGCCATCCGCGCTCACCACGCGGCGGGCAAACCGTTGCTGGCCGAGTGCGGCGGCATGCTGTACCTGCTGGACTCGTTGACCGATGTCGAGGGTACTCGCGCTGAACTGGTCGGTTTGTTGGCCGGTGATGCGGTGATGCAGAAGCGGCTGGCTGCGTTGGCCTTGCAGGCGGTGGAATTGCCGGAAGGTTTGCTGCGTGGGCACACGTATCACCACTCGTTGACCAGCACCGAGCTTGAGCCGATTGCGCGTGGCCTGAGCCCCAATGGCGGGCGAGGGGCAGAGGCGGTTTTTCGCGAGGGGCGGATGACGGCCTCTTATGTGCATTTTTATTTTCCGTCCAATCCATCGGCGATTGCTGCGCTTTTTGTGCCGGACCTTGATGCCGCCTTCGCGGGCAAGCCCGCTCCCACATTGGATCACCTAAACCCTGTGGGAGCGGGCTTGCCCGCGAAGAGTCCATGA
- the cobC gene encoding alpha-ribazole phosphatase family protein, which yields MTLRLDLLRHGETELGGGLRGSLDDALTGKGWEQMRAAVVEQGPWDRLVSSPLQRCARFAQELGAQLCLPVQLEKDLQELHFGAWEGHSAAALMETSAEALGLFWADPYSFTPPDGEPVADFSARVLAAIERLHAAYAGERILLISHGGVMRLLLAQARGLPREQLLNVEVGHGALFSLSVEPGVSLREVI from the coding sequence ATGACCTTGCGCCTGGACCTGTTGCGTCATGGCGAAACCGAGCTCGGTGGTGGTCTGCGCGGCAGCCTTGACGATGCGCTGACCGGCAAGGGCTGGGAGCAGATGCGCGCGGCGGTGGTCGAGCAGGGGCCTTGGGATCGTTTGGTCAGCTCGCCGTTGCAGCGTTGCGCCCGCTTCGCGCAAGAGCTTGGGGCGCAACTGTGTTTGCCGGTTCAGCTGGAAAAGGATCTGCAAGAGCTGCACTTCGGCGCCTGGGAGGGGCACAGCGCGGCGGCGTTGATGGAAACCAGCGCCGAGGCATTGGGCTTGTTCTGGGCCGACCCCTATTCGTTCACACCGCCCGACGGTGAGCCGGTGGCGGACTTTTCTGCGCGAGTGTTGGCGGCCATCGAACGGCTGCATGCGGCCTATGCAGGGGAGCGAATCTTGCTGATCAGCCATGGCGGCGTCATGCGCTTGTTGCTGGCGCAAGCGCGCGGATTGCCGCGTGAACAGCTGCTCAACGTTGAGGTTGGCCATGGCGCGTTGTTCTCGCTGTCGGTCGAACCCGGCGTCTCGTTAAGGGAAGTGATCTGA
- a CDS encoding adenosylcobinamide-GDP ribazoletransferase, protein MLPFRIALQFLSSLPIRLPGMPTPEELGRSLLFYPLVGLLFGVILWGLNWLLLGTPLLLHAALLLSVWVVLSGALHLDGLADSADAWLGGYGDRERTLTIMKDPRSGPIAVVTLVLVLLLKFAALLALIEQHSVVLIIVPLIARSALLGLFLTTPYVRPGGLGQALADHLPRLAGKQVLAISAVACVLIAGLSGVWALALAVVVFVWLRQVMMRRLGGTTGDTAGALLELLEVALLVGLALL, encoded by the coding sequence ATGTTGCCGTTCCGGATCGCCCTGCAATTTCTGAGCAGCCTGCCGATTCGTCTGCCGGGCATGCCGACGCCCGAGGAGTTGGGCCGGTCGTTGTTGTTTTATCCGCTGGTCGGTTTGCTGTTCGGCGTGATTCTGTGGGGACTGAATTGGCTATTGCTGGGTACGCCATTGTTGCTTCACGCCGCGCTGCTGCTGAGTGTTTGGGTCGTGCTCAGCGGTGCGTTGCACCTGGATGGCCTGGCCGATAGCGCCGATGCCTGGCTCGGTGGTTACGGCGACCGCGAGCGAACCCTGACGATCATGAAAGACCCGCGCAGCGGGCCGATCGCCGTGGTGACGCTGGTGTTGGTGTTGCTGCTCAAGTTCGCCGCGTTGCTGGCGTTGATCGAGCAGCACAGCGTGGTGCTGATCATCGTTCCACTGATTGCTCGCAGCGCGCTGTTGGGATTATTCCTGACCACGCCTTATGTGCGTCCTGGTGGATTGGGACAGGCGCTGGCCGATCATCTGCCGCGTTTGGCCGGGAAACAGGTGTTGGCGATCAGCGCGGTGGCTTGTGTGTTGATCGCGGGCCTCAGCGGTGTATGGGCGCTCGCGCTGGCAGTGGTGGTGTTTGTCTGGTTGCGGCAAGTCATGATGCGGCGATTGGGCGGGACGACTGGCGACACTGCCGGGGCGTTGCTGGAGTTGCTGGAAGTGGCGCTGCTGGTGGGATTGGCGCTGCTCTGA